The genomic stretch ggatctgattctgattgacatgatgaaatgcaatgtatctaatgttaaatgacctaaaaatgaatgcgtgaataaggagggcaaattttggggtgttacatcacccccgtgtgatcaaaattcttttcagaaagaacaaTATTTAATCATTTCTAAATGTGCACAACAAACTAGTGTTTAAacctccgccgagagtagacaagccaacgtttaacCTTGAGAATACGATTAAACAGTTGTTAgctaaaagacaccaaccaaccgtagttccccggactacgaatgctctgatttccttattacaccataaggatacgtaggtaggagattgttgtatcttcgcgagcacactaataaaaaacctcccttttccccttTATGAGGTTCCCATCaatttctattttcaatatattTATAACCCAAAGAAAAAAAACAACATAAGCTAACACTCAAATCGCgaattagaactaaaaggttcccgttgagtacaacggacgtgaggggtgctaataccttccccctGCGTAATCAACTCTCGAACCTGAAAATGGTTACGACGACCGTTATTCCACTTTtcaaaaggttttatcgatattttcctattcattcattaggataaataaagtttggtggcgaaTCTGTTTGAACataatttttccgcgaccatcgcgaggaatcgaCTAATCCTAaacataaatttaaaagttaagagttgaaaagatctgaccaatgggctgcaatccaatagacaagaatgtcatatagaaaaccaAATTCCCTTagatattagaatcaagcaacaaacaatacacacaatattaacttgaagagcaaggaatcaaataaagatagccacatccaagctaagccattccatgatcttcttcaaatttgcccatgtagcagatgcATTCCACCATGccataagtcacaagttcaaaataacagcttcacaatgatcatgttatagatgaactcaaatggatttttaatgatgtatcagatgacgtttcaaattacaagcacttggttacacgaaagttggcattggccaagtcctttgcatagggagtgttgcctaaattctaactccaattgtctcagatcaaaccaacagtccacacaagatgttatttagggtttttgttcttattatgtacattaatgacaaaataccacacaaacaaacacaatatacacaagcaaaatatatcacaaaatatggtccaaatggacaaagtgaaaatgacattaacataaacaattagaatggtatgaataatgggaaatgaataaggcttaaaaataaaatgcattaaagtaaataacttgaaattgaatgttagccgttaatgagttagaagttagtattgcttttgctttttattttattttaagtcattctttggagaatactcaacccacttatcacaagcatggatccttagCCAAGACAacttccaaaggaaggaaaaaaggccaagtttccacacaataccatgaaagaggggagacttacaatctcactaactagaatgttatgccttttgtgtcaaaaatttagcgttatgttaagcaatcataattggacttatgtagaagtcacaactatttgaggtcgggcaatagaattttggtgttaatgcatgttggagacatagtataatggactatgctcatgaaacataccacacacaaaaagaatatgcaaaaatggtggcctaatctcatccatacttatgttaattttgcaatcaactagccttaggatgtagagatatcataggatcatgacatgaatgcataaagaaggggaatgagatgaagagggaggggaatggatcaaaactcaaattggacaaaggaggacttttaccaaattaagatcattcattcattttgggagatggaatgtacattccatcaatcccctaaatccaatgatcttaacttaacaaagtcaaatcaaccttgaccaagacccaacaatacaagtcaaacttatacaaataatcagaatggctcaacacaattatttggcatttattcaatttaaaaatactaaaaaaataatacattaaattaaatatggtttatcaaattcctaaaatctcatcaaaacaccaaagaaatggccatgagatttatcgtaggtcaaacaaggtcaaaagaccttggagaaaaaatttcagaatttttagagacttaaaagtatttttaaataattaaaaataatcataaaatcaataaaatcatgaaaaatattaataatgatccaaaaaataattttaattcaaaatatgaaagaggattttatttaaaattgtttggtgaaactctcatattttttggatcaatattaaaattaatataaattaatgaaaatcaaaggaataaaatgaaaatcagaaaatacaaaaaaacgtggaccacttgatctccctcattaattgaggtggcagatcaagtggtcacaagctCGCTTTCCACCATAGACTTAAGTCAATCtgctgcagggatggtaatcaaaaccaactcgtgagattaaaacattttgaattgatcatgtggctcagaacttgtccaacacatcaccggcgttaaacctccggtcaccttctcaggcgaacctcgccggactggttcagtcatcaccatcacataaatgaaaaaggaggacatgatctgaaagaaaaaatggcatagagcataaatttgacctcaatttcaactaactccaaatatatagaaagatatgaggagttgaattttgaggtgtgtcaactgagttgcttcgatttgacctcaaagcaactcaattttcttgcctacattggtaggatttcagacaaccaaagatccaagagaattgatgagaattgagtgagaatcgaagagaagaaaaattctgaaaaataccttcaatgatgtgcagaacttgCTCTTGTTTGCTTTAATTtttgtttgatcttgctccaatgacttgcagaagtggattaggaataaatagaagctttggatcctggagtttttgaatctccaaacagtgagattcaaactcaattttcaagtgaaaattatcaggttttcctttgaattgtgagggtttgaagagagggggaAAAGCTGACGCACAAGGATCCtctcaaatgagctcagagggcttGTATTTATAACATTtgggaatgttatttgcacacttcaagtttcttccaaatttggaaatgtCATGCACATGCTTACATGGGCGTCTACAGtcccatgaagcaatccaattaggtccaaatgcatctgaaatgagattgaaatgaagcttgaatggcaaggcaatgtgaaatggtcattttcactttttatttttctACTCGATGCAGGCTTGTTAAAACCATGCGCAGCCCTAACAAACCTTGTCCAAAGTGAACgaaataggactctttggaaagcttagatcaagaggaacaattattatgttgaacacttttccatttggaacttggattaaggtgaattttgaggtggaagtttggaaatttcaacatgttaaaaaaatttctaagtgtcaagtcatatacctcaatgttccaaCTTACTAAcctttttatgtgagctccaaatgagaatagtgtcttcatcaaagttgtagatatttcaaataacttaaaaatggtcacaaatttgacatcatttggatttagaatgagagacttatgcatttttgaagttgagaaaaatcacttgttcaaaTGAGAGCAAAACAAATGCTGGCAACAATGTCTCATGAGATAAGATCACCACTTTCTGGTGTTGTTAGCATGGCTGAAATTCTTACTACAACAAAACATGATAGGGAGCAAAGACAGCTCTTGGATGTCATGATATCTTCAGGAGATTTGGTTCTTCAACTTATAAATGACATACTTGATCTTTCCAAAGTTGAGTCAGGTTAGAAATCTCCTTTTCAGTTGCTTGTTATTACTAACATATTCAAATACTGATTTTTATGTTTTGTGAATACTAGGTCCTGTTTGGATAAACAACTCAAATAGGTGTTTATAGCATAAACACTTATCATATAAGTGCTTATGTATAAGATATTTCtataataaaagataaaataaaggaaaactatTTTTATATAAGCTATAAGTTGTCTTTTGTGCTATTCTAGAGAGCTTATGAAAATAGGCTTAAAACTACTTTGTGTATAGTAGTATATAATAAAAATCATCTGTTGAAAACAATTTTCAACATAACACATAACCTACTCAAAATAGCTTCCCATTTTAAGcaatttttagaattttttagATTGTTATTCATTTAAAAAACTGTAACAAATGATTAAATTTCTTCCCACTTCACAAATCATCTGTAGGAGCTATGAAAATGGAAGCTACCAAATTCAGGCTAAGAGAGGTAGTAAGGCATGTACTCCAGACAGCTGCAGCATCATTGCAGAAAATGTTAACATTGGAAGGAGATATAGCAGATGATATACCTATTGAGGTCACTGGAGATGTTTTAAGGATTCGGCAGATTCTCACAAATTTAGTCAGGTACTTTGATTTATGTGATTGGTAATCTCTCGAGTTAATACCAACTTTAATTTGTGTTTCCTTCTCCCCCACTTAATATTGCATTTCTGATTATGCTTTTCTATTTTGCAGCAATGCTGTCAAGTTTACACATCAAGGCAAAGTTGGTATAAACTTTTATGTTGTTCCAGAACCACCATTTGCCAAATCAGAAGAATGCCACCAAACGGCGACAGAAGACCAGTCAATTGTTTCTTCAAATGGATTGAAGGAAGAGAAACATGCATCATCACTTTGTTTGATCGACCTATTGACTCAATATTCGTTTGACTACTGTGTTTATGTTTTAATATTTGTTTTAAATGGATTACTTAGTTTTGTCCTCTGCAGTCTGCATATATAAGCTTGTTTTTAACCCGAATAAACCGCTAAAACAAACCCGCAATCCGCACAAACCGAACCCGTCCAAACCGTGTTGATATTGGACGGAAATGGACCTTCATATTTGAACCGTGGGTTGGACTGGGTGAGGGTTTTGGGCCCGAAACCGCCCGGCCCGGCCCGTTGTCCAGCCCTAATTATATCTATGAACTCTATAAGTTAGAGATTCTCATTAGACTTTGTATTATTCATAAAGTTGTGTTTCAACCAACCTAGGTACAAAAGAAAAGCTTATTTTTACTAAGGTTAATTTATATCAATTTGTTCCTTAATTCATTTTACCCAATTCACCACATGGTAACATATAAATAGTAAATATATAACTTAACTGAAAAATATACTCCTCTTTTCTAAATTATAAATCACTTTATCAAAAATATTTATTCCAAATTATAAATCACTTTATAACTTCAATCAAATATTATCTGACTTTTTTTTATAACATATCATCATTTATAATAAATAAAAGTCAATATTATAAAGTCATTTATAATTTATCTTTCTAATAcaataatttatttatttatttatataaaatatACAAAACATCTTATAACTTAGAATCGACGGAGTAGTTCACAATTGGACAACAAATTTTCTGCCCGATTTTTCCCTTGTGCCACTACTTTACATTACTCTCATTACTACACACAAACATTCTTGGCCATTCTATTTTGTGTTGTTATCAAACATTAAGATGTGTTGAATTAACCAATCAACTCGATTGttttcattcatgttcatttAAATTACACATTTGGATCTGAGCTAATCTTTCTTATTCAATTTTCCATTGTTTCATATTCTTAACAGACATATTATCAGTAGGTTGTATCCAGAATTTGTGAGTGGTGGTTTATATATTAGATTAAAGAAAGCAAATGTGTTAACTTATAAAGATGAAGAACCACATATGCTCAATTTGCTTAACTTATAACTAATCATTTCCTTTTAAATGGCATGACCACAAACTCATTTCATCCATCATTTTACCCCATTGAGACTACTGCCGTATTGAATTTAACATATTGTGTAGTTGATTTGAAATTTATTCTGTTTGTGTAATCGATTGACAAGTTAcacttttcaaaaattattattACTTATATAAGATGTATTAAGTGTGTAAGTTGAAATgtctatttttttttttaaatagtaAAAAATAGTTTTCTGATCCAAATAGAAGAAAAATATGCGTTATTTATTAAAATTTACGTAATTAATAAATCTGTAATtatgaaaaaatatatatattattgatTCAAATAGGAGAAAAATATAGGCTATTTATTGAAATTTATACAATTAAAATATTGATTGAATAAATGTTTTTCAATGATGCAAATAGAGCCACAGTATTAGTGATTCAAATATGAAAAAATATCATCATTTATTGAAATTTATacacaaaaaaaaagaaatatttttgaTCAAATATAAGAAAAATATGTGTTATTTATTAAATTTATACAATCAAAATAATTAATGAATAAATACAAGAAAATGTTTTTGTTTACTAAAATAATTAATGAATAAAATTTATATTActaatataaataaaataaaagcatTCGTAGGATATTGatattaataaagaaaaaaatgAAACTATTAATCCAATTATGAATGATGTGGTAAGTCAATAAAATTtcaataaaatttatttttttctCTTATCATAGAAATTATATGAAATTGAAATAATGAAATTATTGATCAAAATATATAGCGAGTCAGTAAAActttaataaaatttattttgTCATAGTGGAAATTATATGTAACTCTAAAAATGAAACTAATGATTCAAATCCATAACGAATcaataaaattttaaaaaaattattttcacATATCGGAGAAATGATATGGAACGGAAAAAATAAATCATTGATCGGATTATTTAGTGTGtcaataaaatatttaaaaaaattgttttttcATATCGTGAAAATTATTTGAaatgaaaaaaattaaattattgatcaaaatattaaataaaaaaaaattgacaattttttttcaaatatatGAAAAAGATTAAAGGAGCTTATTAAAAAATATTgaataaatattttaaaattgtATTTTTTCTTATAAAATAATTGTCTTATTTATTTGTAAAAAAAAACTAAAACTTTCCTTATTCGTATAAAAAACTAAAATAACTAATTTATTTAATACAAATTTcaataatttttatttttaattaaattatttataaTGTTATTgtttatattttatattttacaTGTATTATTATTTCAActtaaatttaattttttattttttttatttttttaacattttatTTTTATTACAGTTTATAAATACGTGTCCAAAACCGTATTCCACCTTACACACGAGTTTCCATTAGTTCGATATTTAAGAATGTAAAATTGCATCTATATGATTCTTAATATTCTAATAAAATCTAAAAAATTGCATGCAAAATGTAAATCAAAACTTGGTATTCTTTAATAGAAAATAAAGTAACATTTTCTTTTCACTTTAAAACTGTTGTTGTTGAAAATTTAACTTATGActtttatatattttaataaaTTTGTATTGAGCAAGCCATAAACCACATATAGAGGAAGCCACTGTAAGGATAATTGTAGATGAAATGCACCATGAGTGAAAGGGAAAAAAATAACGAAGGTAAGATAAGAACAAGATATCCGTGTGAATTATGTCGAAAATGAAAAGATGTATATATCCGTGTGAAAAAGCCTTCAAAGTCAaacaaaaaaatttcaaatacGAAATAAGTAAGTCTGCAAATTGATTTGCTCAATCATCCATTGTTAGTGTTGGAAAGATCATCTATccgaataaataaataaataagagaAAAGTCCACATAATCTCAAACTTGAGCATCATAAGcaactttatatatatatatatatatatatatatatatatatatatatatatatatatatatatatatatatatgatatctcacgtaaaagaaaaaaaagattATTCAAATTTATTTTCACTTTCACATTACTCTTTATTCTTTCATTTATTTAGGTGTTGGAATATTAATCTTGTAGGTCAATTCCTTCTCCACCACATTGGGAGCACAAGTCCGACGCAATAAGGCATCGCCTCATCATTTTATCGATTGTTTCTAATTTTGAATGGAATAGTGACACCGTATGTGAGAATTGACTTTTGATTTCTGCAAATTTTCACAATCATATACATTTGATTCAAGTCATGATTGTCGTAACAATCACATTAAGATGAAGAAATCAACACTCAATCCTACTTCCCATAGCACCTTAGACCATTCTGTCATACCTTAAAATTTGCCCTCTCATTTTCATTCTTCATCCAACCTTGGACTTAAGATTCATCTGTACTCATTCATGCTTCATTCATATGCATTATGCATTCATATCAATGCAAGCATCA from Lathyrus oleraceus cultivar Zhongwan6 chromosome 7, CAAS_Psat_ZW6_1.0, whole genome shotgun sequence encodes the following:
- the LOC127105721 gene encoding histidine kinase 5; this encodes MAEILTTTKHDREQRQLLDVMISSGDLVLQLINDILDLSKVESGAMKMEATKFRLREVVRHVLQTAAASLQKMLTLEGDIADDIPIEVTGDVLRIRQILTNLVSNAVKFTHQGKVGINFYVVPEPPFAKSEECHQTATEDQSIVSSNGLKEEKHASSLCLIDLLTQYSFDYCVYVLIFVLNGLLSFVLCSLHI